Proteins encoded by one window of Gordonia jinghuaiqii:
- the ggh gene encoding glucosylglycerate hydrolase has translation MARYGFTPTQLSARAAYLLRGNDLGTMTSAAPKLYPHMWSWDAAFVTVGLAPLSVERAVIEMDTLLSAQWRNGMIPHIVFANGRDGYFPGPARWECSRLADCAPDFPDTSGITQPPVHAIAVQRILDHSRRHGRTTRAVANEFIDRRWSSLVRWHRWLAHARDPNGRGRITLFHGWESGMDNSPRWDSAYANVVPGEDLPPYQRADLDHVSDLSMRPSDLEYDRYIWLVEQMKRANYDDEILPKVMSFAVEDVFVSAIFSVACDVLATIGEDYSKPRSDVRDLRAWADRFRAGVVSAANDRNGAARDFDLRANSWINTETIAVFAPLLCGGLSRDRERALLRLFEGPRYCGHPDLRYAVPPSTSPISADFRPREYWRGPVWPVMTWLFSWAFGRRGWTERSARLRDEGLRQATDGTFAEYYEPFTGEPLGSMQQSWTAASVLDWLD, from the coding sequence GTGGCCAGGTATGGATTCACCCCAACGCAGCTGTCGGCACGCGCCGCTTACCTGTTGCGAGGCAACGACCTGGGCACGATGACAAGCGCTGCGCCCAAGTTGTATCCGCACATGTGGAGCTGGGATGCGGCGTTCGTGACCGTCGGCCTCGCGCCGTTGTCGGTGGAGCGCGCGGTGATCGAGATGGACACCCTGCTGTCGGCGCAGTGGCGCAACGGCATGATCCCCCACATCGTCTTCGCCAACGGTCGCGACGGTTACTTCCCCGGCCCGGCACGGTGGGAGTGCTCCCGGCTGGCAGACTGCGCTCCCGACTTCCCCGACACGTCGGGTATCACCCAGCCGCCGGTCCACGCGATCGCGGTGCAGCGCATCCTCGACCATTCCCGACGCCACGGCCGCACCACCCGGGCGGTGGCCAACGAGTTCATCGATCGCCGGTGGAGCTCGCTCGTGCGGTGGCATCGCTGGCTGGCCCACGCCCGGGATCCCAATGGCCGCGGCCGGATCACTCTCTTCCACGGCTGGGAATCCGGGATGGACAACTCGCCGAGGTGGGACTCCGCCTACGCGAATGTGGTTCCCGGAGAGGATCTTCCGCCGTATCAGCGAGCCGACCTCGACCATGTGTCCGATCTGTCGATGCGCCCCTCCGATCTCGAGTACGACCGCTACATCTGGCTGGTCGAGCAGATGAAGCGCGCCAACTACGACGACGAGATCCTCCCGAAGGTGATGAGCTTCGCCGTCGAGGACGTCTTCGTCAGCGCCATCTTCTCGGTCGCCTGCGACGTGCTCGCGACCATCGGTGAGGACTACTCCAAACCGCGCTCCGACGTCCGCGACCTTCGTGCGTGGGCGGATCGGTTCCGCGCCGGCGTGGTGTCGGCGGCCAATGATCGCAACGGTGCCGCAAGGGATTTCGACCTGCGTGCGAACTCGTGGATCAACACCGAGACGATCGCCGTGTTCGCCCCGCTGCTCTGCGGCGGACTGTCGCGGGATCGGGAACGCGCCCTGCTGCGGCTCTTCGAAGGCCCGCGGTACTGCGGCCACCCCGACCTGCGTTATGCGGTGCCGCCGTCGACGTCGCCGATCTCCGCGGACTTCCGGCCCCGCGAGTACTGGCGCGGTCCGGTGTGGCCGGTCATGACCTGGCTGTTCAGCTGGGCGTTCGGGCGACGCGGCTGGACCGAACGGTCCGCCCGTCTGCGCGACGAAGGTCTGCGCCAGGCCACCGACGGGACCTTCGCCGAGTACTACGAGCCCTTCACCGGCGAACCCCTCGGCAGCATGCAGCAGAGCTGGACCGCTGCGTCGGTGCTGGACTGGTTGGACTGA
- a CDS encoding SDR family oxidoreductase: MPTALITGASRGLGAHIARQLAPTHDLLLGGRPSPELDQLAVELDGASTFAVELTDYDEVEAAVEAVNELDVLVHNAGVGSSLEMVAETPVEEWRHVLEVNLVAAAELTRLLLPALRSAQGHVVFVNSGAGRNAKPRWAPYAASKFGLRALADSLRGEEPTLRVTSVYPGRIDTDMQRELVAIEGRDYDASQFLRPESVAAAVVHAIQTPGDAHPQDIVLRPTGRG; this comes from the coding sequence GTGCCCACCGCATTGATCACCGGCGCGAGTCGAGGTCTCGGCGCCCACATCGCCCGACAACTCGCACCGACACATGACCTGCTGCTGGGCGGACGCCCCTCCCCCGAACTCGATCAGCTCGCCGTCGAGCTCGACGGCGCCAGCACTTTCGCCGTCGAGTTGACCGATTACGACGAGGTCGAGGCGGCCGTGGAGGCCGTCAATGAACTCGACGTGCTCGTCCACAACGCCGGGGTCGGGAGCAGTCTGGAGATGGTCGCCGAGACCCCCGTCGAGGAATGGCGGCACGTGCTCGAGGTGAACCTGGTGGCCGCCGCCGAGCTGACCCGGCTGCTGCTGCCCGCATTGCGTTCGGCGCAGGGGCACGTCGTGTTCGTCAACTCCGGCGCCGGCCGCAACGCCAAACCGCGGTGGGCGCCCTACGCGGCCAGCAAGTTCGGGTTGAGGGCGCTCGCCGACTCGCTGCGCGGCGAGGAGCCGACGCTGCGGGTCACCTCGGTCTACCCGGGACGGATCGACACCGACATGCAACGCGAACTCGTCGCGATCGAGGGACGCGACTACGACGCCTCACAGTTCCTGCGGCCGGAGTCGGTGGCGGCCGCGGTCGTCCACGCCATCCAGACGCCGGGCGACGCCCACCCCCAGGACATCGTGTTGCGGCCGACGGGGCGGGGATGA
- a CDS encoding nuclear transport factor 2 family protein, which produces MTVEQAGLADKIDAAVTAYIDLLNSGTAEQIADLYAADATVEDPIGADIRNTREQLVEFYSVITGMDERTATLKWKKIAGDTAVFEFTLVTKTSGLAFEITPVDIMVFDDEGKVSSMRAVWKPEDLTQL; this is translated from the coding sequence ATGACCGTGGAACAAGCCGGACTTGCCGACAAGATCGACGCAGCGGTGACCGCCTACATCGACCTGCTCAACTCGGGTACTGCCGAACAGATCGCCGACCTGTATGCCGCCGACGCGACGGTCGAGGACCCGATCGGCGCCGACATCCGCAACACCCGCGAACAGCTCGTCGAGTTCTACTCGGTCATCACCGGCATGGACGAGCGCACCGCGACCCTGAAGTGGAAGAAAATCGCGGGCGACACCGCCGTCTTCGAGTTCACCCTGGTGACCAAGACCTCGGGACTCGCCTTCGAGATCACCCCCGTCGACATCATGGTCTTCGACGACGAGGGCAAGGTCTCCTCGATGCGCGCGGTGTGGAAGCCGGAAGACCTCACGCAGCTCTAG
- a CDS encoding DUF4129 domain-containing protein: protein MSESPHDRAVTPVLAAPLDPGNDEARQWAERELSEPEYQPPEPSWLDRLVERFWNWVGENIFDWFGGSDTVRAIVLVLAIALVLSLIVVVVRHVRRNPRAPGTPGGTRSEKVLQGTPRTADELRSEAENDYAAGDYNASVIAAVRALARRSIERELLADVPSLTAHEVAVNLSPRFPSSSTALREATDLFDAIAYGDRYASAGSARAVLDLERAVASARPAEVGSSHRRLAVPR from the coding sequence ATGTCCGAGTCCCCGCACGACCGCGCAGTGACCCCGGTTCTCGCCGCACCGCTGGACCCCGGCAACGACGAGGCACGGCAGTGGGCCGAACGCGAATTGTCGGAGCCCGAGTATCAGCCGCCGGAACCGTCGTGGCTGGACCGTCTCGTCGAACGGTTCTGGAATTGGGTCGGTGAGAACATCTTCGACTGGTTCGGTGGGTCCGACACCGTCCGGGCGATCGTCCTCGTGCTCGCGATCGCACTCGTGCTGTCGCTGATCGTGGTGGTGGTCCGGCATGTTCGCCGCAACCCGCGTGCGCCCGGGACTCCCGGCGGCACGCGATCCGAGAAGGTACTGCAAGGGACACCCAGGACTGCCGACGAACTGCGTTCCGAGGCCGAGAACGACTATGCCGCCGGTGATTACAACGCAAGCGTCATCGCCGCCGTCCGCGCCCTGGCACGCCGCTCGATCGAACGCGAGCTCCTCGCCGACGTACCGTCACTCACCGCGCATGAGGTCGCCGTCAACCTGAGTCCACGCTTTCCCAGTTCCAGCACCGCCTTACGCGAAGCCACCGACCTGTTCGACGCGATCGCCTACGGCGACCGGTACGCCTCGGCCGGGTCGGCGCGCGCAGTCCTCGACCTCGAACGAGCGGTGGCCTCCGCGCGTCCGGCCGAGGTCGGTTCCTCGCATCGTCGCCTGGCGGTTCCGAGATGA
- a CDS encoding DUF4350 domain-containing protein: MTTRAQAPAPSGPTTTGRPATTGRPTAKARTPRWVWWLIGVIVVVVVVLVGLLGLTALSGAGGPRGPGVDNDPDNAQPNGSRALAQIIADHGVDVRQTRGLDEFTDAPRPDRDTTVVVSSTSSLNPGTTDQFRERVGRAHRVILIAPEDGVLTALGLPVTTSFGGAAGVSGVPAGCRAPDISADDVVTPGPLGYTPTSPDAVPCFTSDGSSNVVVVPETADRSEYVIVTGDMLTNAALAAEDNAGAAVRIFADSDEILWYIPLFTDQVTAEKEPSEVPEALGPLIVLTVFAVLALMLWRGRRFGALVTEPLPAVVRAIETTRARGRMYHKAGAAARAAAALRIHTLSSLASVLGLPYDAARATDALSRPDRESTLAPDQADPSVAAIITTVVSVTGRDPDVVRALLAGPLPTTDEQLVHFTTELTALEKEVRHTP; this comes from the coding sequence ATGACCACCCGTGCGCAGGCTCCTGCACCCTCAGGGCCGACCACAACGGGGAGGCCAGCCACGACGGGCAGGCCGACCGCGAAGGCCAGGACACCGCGGTGGGTGTGGTGGCTCATCGGGGTGATCGTCGTGGTGGTGGTAGTGCTCGTCGGCCTTCTCGGCCTCACGGCACTGTCCGGTGCCGGCGGTCCGCGTGGTCCCGGCGTCGACAACGATCCCGACAACGCGCAGCCCAACGGCTCGCGGGCACTGGCCCAGATCATCGCCGACCACGGCGTCGACGTCCGTCAGACGCGGGGCTTGGACGAGTTCACCGATGCGCCGCGCCCGGATCGCGACACCACCGTGGTCGTGTCATCGACGTCGTCGTTGAATCCCGGTACCACCGACCAGTTCCGGGAGCGAGTGGGGCGGGCCCACCGAGTGATCCTGATCGCCCCGGAGGACGGCGTGCTGACCGCGCTCGGCCTACCCGTCACCACGAGTTTCGGCGGTGCGGCGGGTGTCTCCGGAGTGCCTGCCGGCTGCCGGGCCCCTGACATCTCCGCGGACGACGTCGTCACTCCCGGCCCGCTCGGTTACACCCCGACCTCGCCCGACGCCGTGCCCTGTTTCACCTCGGACGGGTCGTCGAATGTGGTGGTCGTGCCGGAGACCGCCGACCGGTCCGAGTACGTGATCGTGACCGGTGACATGCTGACCAACGCCGCACTCGCCGCCGAGGACAACGCCGGCGCCGCGGTCCGGATCTTCGCCGACTCCGACGAGATCCTCTGGTACATCCCGTTGTTCACCGATCAGGTGACCGCCGAGAAGGAACCATCCGAGGTCCCCGAGGCTCTCGGGCCGCTGATCGTGTTGACGGTGTTCGCGGTGCTGGCGCTGATGTTGTGGCGTGGCAGGCGATTCGGGGCGCTGGTCACCGAGCCACTACCCGCGGTCGTCAGAGCGATCGAGACCACGCGGGCACGTGGCCGGATGTACCACAAGGCGGGGGCCGCCGCGCGTGCCGCCGCGGCGCTGCGCATCCACACGCTGTCGTCGTTGGCCTCGGTCCTCGGGCTGCCCTACGACGCCGCACGCGCGACCGATGCCCTGTCCCGCCCGGATCGGGAATCGACACTCGCACCCGACCAGGCCGATCCGTCGGTCGCCGCCATCATCACGACCGTGGTCAGCGTGACCGGTCGTGACCCCGACGTCGTGCGGGCGCTCCTCGCCGGGCCGTTGCCCACGACCGATGAACAACTGGTGCACTTCACCACCGAGTTGACCGCCCTCGAGAAGGAAGTCCGACACACACCATGA
- a CDS encoding AAA family ATPase, giving the protein MTVDPSRISASGPFDKSPGGQAGPPPDDPYRRPGASSDRSRDALGAVRAEVAKAVVGQEPAVAGILIALLCRGHILLEGVPGVAKTLLVRSVAAALAVETKRVQFTPDLMPGDVTGSLVFDAASSEFTFREGPVFTNLLLADEINRTPPKTQASLLEAMEERQVTVDGEPRQLPRPFLVAATQNPVEYEGTYPLPEAQLDRFLLKVTLPLPPRDDEITVLTRHATGFDPRDLAAAGLRPVASAADIEAGAEQVRRVGVAPQVTAYIVDIARATRFSPSLALGVSPRGATALLATSRAWAWLNGRDFVTPDDVQALAQSTLAHRLSLRPEAELEGVSVGSVLDAAINSVPVPR; this is encoded by the coding sequence ATGACCGTCGACCCGTCCCGCATCTCTGCCTCCGGTCCGTTCGACAAATCCCCCGGCGGTCAGGCCGGACCGCCTCCTGACGATCCGTATCGCAGGCCCGGCGCGTCGTCGGACCGGTCCCGTGACGCGCTCGGCGCCGTCCGCGCCGAAGTCGCGAAAGCCGTGGTCGGACAGGAACCGGCGGTCGCCGGCATTCTCATCGCCCTGCTGTGCCGCGGCCACATCCTGCTCGAAGGTGTTCCCGGCGTCGCCAAGACCCTGCTGGTCCGGTCGGTGGCGGCCGCACTCGCCGTGGAGACCAAACGGGTGCAGTTCACCCCGGACCTCATGCCCGGCGACGTGACCGGATCGCTCGTCTTCGACGCCGCCAGTTCGGAGTTCACGTTCCGGGAGGGCCCGGTCTTCACCAACCTGCTGCTGGCCGACGAGATCAACCGCACCCCGCCCAAGACGCAGGCCTCGCTGCTCGAGGCGATGGAGGAACGCCAGGTCACCGTCGACGGGGAGCCCCGTCAGTTGCCGCGGCCGTTCCTGGTTGCCGCGACGCAGAACCCCGTCGAGTACGAGGGCACCTACCCGCTGCCCGAGGCCCAACTCGACCGCTTCTTGTTGAAAGTCACGCTGCCGCTTCCTCCACGCGATGACGAGATCACCGTACTCACCAGGCACGCAACCGGTTTCGACCCCCGCGACCTGGCCGCCGCCGGACTACGCCCGGTCGCCTCGGCCGCCGACATCGAGGCGGGTGCCGAACAGGTACGCCGCGTCGGTGTGGCCCCGCAGGTCACCGCATACATCGTCGACATCGCGCGCGCCACCCGGTTCTCCCCCTCGCTCGCACTCGGGGTGAGCCCGCGCGGCGCCACCGCACTGCTGGCCACCAGCCGGGCGTGGGCGTGGCTCAACGGACGCGACTTCGTGACCCCCGACGATGTGCAGGCGCTCGCACAATCGACTCTGGCCCACCGGTTGTCGCTGCGTCCGGAGGCCGAACTCGAAGGCGTCTCGGTCGGCTCGGTCCTCGACGCCGCCATCAACTCGGTGCCCGTCCCCCGCTGA
- a CDS encoding DUF58 domain-containing protein, giving the protein MFLTGRFLLLVLFGAIPILVWPNYAVPLLWVLFCVLLMCLDLALAGSTKTIGLARSVPGPVRLGESTTCPIAITNHGTGTFRGVLRDSWQPSAGAVGTIHRVSVPASETRTVTTTLTPERRGDRLAVRVTVRRLGPLGLAGRQRGVPLPGRVRALPPFGSRRLLPSRLAHLRQLDGRSAVRVRGQGTEFDSLRDYVEGDDVRSIDWRATARRRSTVVRTWQPEKDRHIVIVLDTSRTSAGRVGDIPRLDAAMDAALLLAALASHAGDRVDLIAGDRRVHRRVAGVGRTMLLNNLVTAMADLEPALLEADWPMLGAEVAKISRQRALLVLLTPLEPAAVEESLLPPLSVLAQRYKVVIGSVADPSLETMLTERGNAGQVYDAAAAARTITLRNRTATAVSRLGVDVVDAPPDKLPAKLADHYLQLKSRGLL; this is encoded by the coding sequence ATGTTCCTCACCGGCCGGTTCCTGCTCCTGGTGCTGTTCGGCGCGATACCGATCCTGGTGTGGCCGAACTACGCGGTCCCGCTGCTCTGGGTGCTGTTCTGCGTACTGCTCATGTGTCTGGATCTGGCGCTCGCGGGATCGACCAAGACCATCGGCCTGGCCCGTTCGGTGCCAGGACCCGTACGCCTCGGTGAGAGCACCACATGTCCGATCGCGATCACCAACCACGGGACGGGCACCTTCCGGGGTGTCCTGCGCGACAGCTGGCAACCGTCGGCCGGCGCCGTCGGCACCATCCACCGCGTTTCGGTGCCGGCGAGCGAGACCCGCACGGTCACAACCACACTCACCCCTGAACGACGCGGTGACCGGCTCGCCGTGCGGGTGACGGTCCGACGCCTCGGCCCACTCGGGCTCGCCGGGCGGCAACGCGGTGTCCCGCTGCCGGGACGGGTGCGAGCACTCCCCCCGTTCGGTTCGCGGCGACTGTTGCCCTCACGCCTGGCACATCTGCGCCAGCTCGATGGCCGGTCGGCCGTTCGGGTCCGAGGGCAGGGCACCGAATTCGATTCTCTCCGCGACTATGTGGAGGGCGACGACGTCCGCAGCATCGACTGGCGGGCCACCGCACGTCGACGTTCCACCGTCGTCCGCACGTGGCAACCGGAGAAGGACCGGCACATCGTCATCGTGCTGGACACCTCGCGCACCTCTGCGGGTCGTGTCGGCGACATCCCGCGCCTCGACGCCGCGATGGACGCCGCACTGTTGCTCGCCGCCCTCGCCTCGCACGCCGGCGACCGTGTCGACCTCATCGCCGGGGACCGACGCGTCCACCGGCGGGTCGCCGGAGTGGGCCGAACCATGTTGCTGAACAACCTGGTCACGGCGATGGCCGACCTGGAACCCGCGCTGCTGGAAGCAGATTGGCCGATGCTCGGAGCCGAGGTCGCCAAGATCAGCCGTCAGCGCGCGCTGCTGGTGCTGCTCACCCCGCTCGAACCCGCCGCCGTCGAGGAATCGCTGCTGCCGCCCCTGTCGGTGCTGGCACAGCGCTACAAGGTGGTCATCGGTTCCGTCGCCGACCCCTCCCTGGAGACCATGCTCACCGAACGCGGGAACGCCGGGCAGGTCTACGACGCCGCCGCGGCGGCACGCACCATCACGCTGCGCAACCGGACGGCAACCGCGGTGAGCCGCCTCGGTGTCGACGTGGTGGACGCGCCACCTGACAAACTGCCCGCCAAGCTCGCCGATCACTACCTGCAGTTGAAGTCGCGGGGGTTGCTGTAG
- a CDS encoding alpha/beta hydrolase, whose product MTSTLPLPTRGSVRSRLAATATALTLKPVASRLPYGSGGEAIARVLVGVAMRACGPVARGTRVCAVDEDGVVGEWVSAGVTASNRVVLYLHGSAYAICSARSHRGLASRLSRETGLPAFVVDYSLAPEFPFPTAADDVERAYRWLLSQGFRPDDITVAGDSAGGHLALDLVLDNARRAIPQPGAVVLFSPLIDLTYTLASTREQLRPDPMISATAARALTRLYTRAQSPDIPRLRLAVEAGTVLPRFIIQAGGAEMLVADAEHLRDLVVDAGGDCTLEVWPDQMHVFQALPRIAPEADRALRRAAELLDRVPTR is encoded by the coding sequence ATGACGTCCACGTTGCCGTTGCCGACTCGAGGTTCGGTGAGATCGCGACTTGCCGCCACGGCGACCGCGCTCACGCTGAAACCGGTCGCCTCACGGTTGCCTTATGGCAGCGGGGGCGAGGCAATCGCGCGCGTACTCGTCGGGGTCGCGATGCGCGCCTGCGGGCCCGTGGCTCGCGGGACCCGGGTGTGTGCTGTCGACGAGGACGGCGTGGTCGGCGAATGGGTCAGCGCCGGTGTGACGGCGTCGAACCGCGTGGTGCTGTACCTGCATGGCAGCGCCTATGCGATCTGCTCGGCGCGGAGCCACCGCGGACTCGCCTCCCGGTTGTCGCGTGAGACCGGCCTACCGGCGTTCGTCGTCGACTACAGCCTGGCGCCGGAGTTCCCGTTCCCGACCGCCGCCGACGACGTCGAACGCGCCTACCGGTGGTTGCTGTCGCAGGGTTTCCGCCCCGACGACATCACTGTCGCGGGTGACTCCGCCGGCGGTCACCTGGCACTGGATCTGGTGCTCGACAACGCACGTCGAGCAATACCTCAGCCCGGTGCCGTGGTGCTCTTCTCGCCGCTGATCGATCTGACATACACCCTCGCGAGCACGCGGGAACAGCTTCGGCCCGACCCGATGATCTCCGCCACCGCGGCGCGAGCATTGACCCGGTTGTACACCCGCGCCCAGTCACCAGACATCCCCCGGCTGCGACTGGCAGTCGAGGCGGGAACAGTGTTGCCTCGCTTCATCATCCAGGCGGGTGGCGCAGAGATGCTGGTTGCCGACGCCGAGCATCTCCGCGACCTCGTCGTCGACGCGGGTGGGGACTGCACCCTGGAGGTCTGGCCCGACCAGATGCACGTCTTCCAGGCTCTTCCTCGGATCGCGCCCGAGGCGGATCGCGCGCTGCGCCGCGCAGCCGAACTGCTCGATCGCGTTCCCACGCGCTGA
- a CDS encoding SDR family NAD(P)-dependent oxidoreductase: MLTHHRSLPSRGADAVVTGAGSGIGRAFAIELSRRGGRVVCADISGERAEETVALLEGPGFAVTCDVAVRSQVEDLALFAELEFGHAPTLVINNAGVGIGGQPIGRIGFDDWNWALGINLWGAIHGCEIFVPQMRAARRGGIINVASAAGFAAAPTMGAYNVGKAAVMSLSETLAAELSGSGVKVSVLCPTFVKTNVAVDGRITDGSMHLAQTLMRWTGLSAERVAITTLDAHDKGRLYVVPQPDAKAIWLLKRLTPTLYTRGAGLLDRILPNAPAPQAISDLSTTTGA; encoded by the coding sequence ATGTTAACTCACCACAGGTCACTTCCCTCTCGCGGCGCGGACGCCGTGGTCACCGGTGCCGGCAGCGGAATCGGGCGCGCATTCGCCATCGAACTCTCTCGACGGGGCGGTCGCGTCGTGTGCGCCGACATCTCCGGTGAGCGTGCCGAGGAGACGGTTGCACTCTTGGAAGGTCCCGGCTTCGCCGTCACATGCGACGTCGCGGTGCGGTCCCAGGTAGAGGATCTCGCCCTGTTCGCCGAGCTCGAGTTCGGGCATGCCCCCACGCTGGTGATCAACAACGCCGGTGTGGGGATCGGCGGACAACCCATCGGTCGCATCGGTTTCGACGACTGGAACTGGGCGCTGGGCATCAACCTCTGGGGCGCGATCCACGGGTGCGAGATCTTCGTCCCACAGATGCGGGCGGCCCGCCGTGGCGGCATCATCAACGTCGCCTCCGCAGCCGGCTTCGCCGCCGCCCCCACCATGGGGGCCTACAACGTGGGCAAAGCAGCAGTGATGTCGCTGTCGGAGACGCTCGCCGCCGAGCTGTCCGGGTCGGGCGTGAAGGTGAGCGTGCTCTGCCCGACATTCGTCAAGACCAACGTGGCTGTCGACGGCCGGATCACCGACGGCTCGATGCACCTGGCCCAGACCCTCATGCGGTGGACGGGACTGTCTGCCGAGCGGGTGGCGATCACCACGCTCGACGCGCACGACAAGGGACGCCTCTACGTCGTACCGCAGCCCGACGCCAAAGCGATCTGGTTGCTCAAACGCCTGACCCCGACCCTCTACACCCGCGGCGCGGGCCTGCTGGACAGGATCCTGCCCAATGCGCCTGCGCCTCAGGCGATTTCCGATTTATCCACCACGACAGGAGCATGA
- a CDS encoding ferritin-like domain-containing protein, whose translation MAFDFDAMLTKIKDRQWSLADIDWDAPGAETLSPELHAKLKPFMADLMWIENVGARGFAAMARKAPTETLRDIYRHFHAEEQKHANAELALMRRWGMLENDEIPQPNVNVKLVIDWLDKYSDETPLAVLGTVIPMLEVALDGALVKFIVDEIEDPVCQEVFKRINADESRHLAVDFEVIELLGHAKMRRILVETIGAWLNPSLIVGTLRYIPLLNKMRDNIVDMGVDEERLYSAMKRFKKVGERSEFPKRLPMYRFISWHGGVVVNRKHPYHLFADGMVKLTAKYPTRLLRPQPTWSKELTYEPVA comes from the coding sequence ATGGCCTTCGACTTCGATGCCATGCTGACCAAGATCAAGGACCGCCAATGGTCCCTGGCCGACATCGACTGGGATGCGCCAGGTGCAGAAACGCTCAGTCCTGAACTCCACGCGAAACTGAAGCCCTTCATGGCCGACCTCATGTGGATCGAGAACGTCGGCGCGCGCGGGTTCGCCGCCATGGCACGCAAAGCACCCACGGAGACACTGCGAGACATCTATCGGCACTTCCACGCCGAAGAGCAGAAGCACGCCAACGCCGAGCTGGCACTGATGCGCCGGTGGGGCATGCTCGAGAACGATGAGATCCCGCAACCGAACGTCAACGTCAAACTCGTCATCGATTGGCTGGACAAGTACTCCGACGAGACACCGCTCGCCGTGCTCGGCACCGTGATCCCGATGCTCGAGGTCGCACTCGACGGTGCGCTGGTCAAGTTCATCGTGGACGAGATCGAGGATCCGGTGTGCCAGGAGGTGTTCAAGCGCATCAACGCCGACGAATCCCGTCATCTGGCAGTGGATTTCGAGGTCATCGAGTTACTCGGACACGCGAAGATGCGCCGGATTCTTGTCGAGACGATCGGAGCATGGCTGAATCCCTCGCTGATCGTCGGCACGCTGCGCTACATCCCGCTGCTGAACAAGATGCGCGACAACATCGTCGACATGGGCGTCGACGAGGAACGCCTCTACTCGGCGATGAAGCGTTTCAAGAAGGTCGGCGAGCGTAGCGAGTTCCCGAAGCGGTTGCCGATGTACCGATTCATCAGCTGGCACGGAGGTGTGGTGGTCAATCGGAAGCACCCGTATCACCTGTTCGCCGACGGCATGGTGAAGCTGACCGCCAAGTACCCCACCCGGTTGCTACGCCCGCAACCCACCTGGTCCAAGGAACTCACCTACGAGCCCGTCGCATGA